A genomic region of Lachnoclostridium edouardi contains the following coding sequences:
- a CDS encoding tripartite tricarboxylate transporter TctB family protein yields MNIAFSILAILSGLYWAIKGVSYGLWVNHGPGGGVFPIIAGSLAVIFGVIYLIGEVKRKSVVAFQLKMAGPLLAILITIFASYMIGLIPALGLYIILWLKAVEKYPAVKSVCIGVGTGLFLFLVFDFWLKVPVPVGKIVEMLTAV; encoded by the coding sequence TTGAATATAGCTTTTTCTATATTGGCAATTCTGTCCGGACTGTACTGGGCAATCAAGGGTGTGTCTTATGGCCTGTGGGTAAACCACGGGCCTGGAGGCGGTGTATTTCCTATAATAGCCGGCAGTTTGGCAGTGATTTTTGGGGTGATTTACTTAATAGGAGAGGTAAAAAGGAAATCCGTGGTGGCATTTCAGCTGAAAATGGCAGGACCTCTTCTTGCTATACTGATTACAATTTTCGCCTCCTACATGATTGGATTAATTCCGGCATTAGGCCTGTATATTATTTTATGGCTGAAGGCAGTGGAAAAATATCCGGCTGTAAAATCAGTATGTATTGGAGTTGGGACAGGGTTGTTCCTGTTTTTGGTCTTTGACTTCTGGCTGAAGGTACCTGTGCCGGTGGGAAAAATTGTGGAAATGCTGACAGCAGTGTGA
- a CDS encoding tripartite tricarboxylate transporter permease, whose product MENIGLLMHGFTLAFSASNLLAALFGAIVGLIVGAMPGLGGITGVSLLLPLTYSMSPTTAIIMLASLYYSTMYGGSFSAILLNIPGDSPAVMTALDGNQLTRKGQPGRALAAANISSFIGGTIGIILLTISGPILARFGLKFGSPELALLIIFAMTSIGWILGDNPVKGLLATGLGLMLATVGVDQAVGLSRFSFGTINLLSGISFIPMVIGIFGFSQVIEMAMLPARNSDEKVQISRKDCYLSKSEMKRILPITLRQGILGTFIGVMPGAGATTSAFLSYIMEKRINKNRDEMGKGCIEGVSAPESSNNAAAAGAFAPLLTLGIPGGSTTAVLLGGLMMWGLRPGPTLFTDNPDFVWPLIASMYLGNIICLLIAFLCIPLLVKAIKVPNAILIPVITAICVMGAYSTSNNMFDVYFMLGAGVVGYLMKVSQIPSAPLLLTFVLAPMLEKYVRQSFDMTRGDISIFFRGGICWFFIIMTILMCTFPVLKSVWDKTKKSNSAAG is encoded by the coding sequence ATGGAAAATATCGGCTTACTGATGCATGGGTTTACGCTGGCTTTCAGCGCCTCTAATCTGCTGGCAGCTTTATTTGGGGCTATTGTAGGACTGATAGTGGGAGCCATGCCCGGATTGGGAGGAATTACAGGCGTGTCCCTGCTTTTGCCCCTTACATACAGTATGAGCCCCACTACAGCAATTATTATGCTGGCCTCTCTGTATTACTCTACTATGTACGGAGGCAGCTTCAGCGCTATCCTGTTAAACATTCCGGGAGATTCCCCGGCAGTAATGACGGCTTTAGACGGAAATCAGCTGACCAGAAAGGGACAGCCGGGAAGGGCTCTTGCAGCAGCCAATATTTCATCTTTTATTGGAGGAACTATCGGCATTATTCTGCTGACAATATCAGGACCAATACTGGCCAGGTTCGGATTAAAATTTGGTTCCCCTGAATTGGCTCTTTTAATTATTTTTGCAATGACATCTATTGGGTGGATTTTGGGGGACAATCCTGTAAAAGGACTGCTGGCCACAGGGCTGGGCTTAATGTTAGCCACAGTGGGAGTAGATCAGGCAGTAGGGCTTTCCAGATTCAGCTTTGGGACGATTAACTTATTATCAGGCATTTCTTTTATTCCTATGGTAATCGGTATTTTCGGATTCAGCCAGGTAATTGAAATGGCCATGCTGCCGGCCAGAAATTCTGACGAAAAAGTGCAGATCAGCAGAAAGGACTGCTATTTATCTAAATCAGAAATGAAAAGGATACTTCCCATTACCTTGAGGCAGGGGATTTTAGGCACTTTTATCGGCGTTATGCCGGGAGCCGGCGCCACTACCTCCGCGTTTCTTTCTTATATTATGGAAAAGAGAATTAATAAAAACAGAGATGAAATGGGAAAAGGCTGTATTGAAGGTGTTTCAGCCCCAGAGTCCTCCAACAATGCGGCGGCGGCCGGTGCCTTTGCTCCTCTGCTTACATTGGGAATTCCGGGAGGCTCCACTACAGCTGTTTTGTTAGGAGGCCTGATGATGTGGGGTCTTCGACCGGGACCTACCTTATTTACAGATAATCCGGATTTTGTCTGGCCTTTAATTGCTTCTATGTATTTAGGAAATATAATCTGTCTGTTAATTGCATTTTTATGTATCCCTCTTTTAGTAAAGGCTATTAAAGTGCCTAATGCTATATTGATTCCTGTTATTACGGCAATCTGCGTCATGGGGGCGTATTCCACCTCAAATAATATGTTTGACGTATACTTTATGCTGGGAGCAGGAGTAGTAGGCTATTTAATGAAGGTTTCTCAGATTCCGTCGGCGCCGCTGCTGCTTACCTTTGTACTTGCTCCGATGCTGGAAAAGTACGTGCGTCAGTCCTTTGACATGACAAGAGGAGATATTTCCATTTTCTTCAGAGGAGGTATTTGCTGGTTCTTTATTATTATGACAATACTTATGTGTACATTCCCGGTGTTAAAATCTGTGTGGGACAAAACGAAGAAAAGTAATTCAGCGGCCGGCTGA
- a CDS encoding sigma 54-interacting transcriptional regulator has product MIRILFVIPYKEGEAVVQEVLAEKAYKKEIQYETLVAGVGERLTISQDRADAIISRGYTAATLKTVQPKIELRVTGFDIVRAVKECIDQYKCKKIAVIGTFHMVYGADSIQDLFDNAQVQCVTLEQEELLLPTMKKLQKQGTDAFIGGRSLYNTAKTMGISAVLLGFGREAVNKSIDEAIRAVEISRSEKAKSHRIQTIMDYAFEGILSADSQGTVVMANQYAANVLSGEKTEIIDQSIFKLFPGLPVDQVLKKGEHLLSCMYRLEKMTVSVNCVPLITKGEITGCVATFQDITRIQEEEEKIRKQLHRKGFVAKYQFENIIGSCRQMKDTIKTAEKFAGSDLNLYIYGETGTGKELFAQSIHNASKRKNGPFVAINCAALPENLLESELFGYVDGAFTGAAKGGKKGLFELAHNGTLFLDEIGEMSLKLQARLLRVIQEREIMRLGDSKVIPVNVRVISASNKELYQAVEEGNFRQDLLYRLNVLCLSVPPLRERGKDVLALIQYYINKAVRDHCCTIYGIQKEAEHLILEYSWPGNVRELRNFCERLSVFCEDKLADEATVKTAIYSGRSGEAWSAEKNRESQSYKIEEKEKIISALKQCNYSRKRTAAFLEIDSSTLYRKMKKYEIEV; this is encoded by the coding sequence ATGATCAGGATTTTATTTGTGATTCCCTATAAGGAGGGGGAAGCAGTAGTGCAGGAGGTTTTGGCTGAGAAAGCTTATAAAAAAGAAATTCAATATGAAACCTTAGTTGCCGGCGTAGGGGAAAGGCTGACTATTTCCCAGGACAGAGCAGATGCAATTATCAGCAGAGGTTATACGGCGGCCACATTAAAAACAGTTCAGCCGAAAATAGAGCTGCGAGTGACTGGATTTGATATTGTGCGGGCAGTAAAAGAGTGTATTGATCAATATAAATGTAAAAAAATAGCTGTGATCGGCACATTTCACATGGTATATGGGGCGGATTCTATTCAGGATTTATTTGATAATGCTCAGGTGCAATGCGTGACCTTGGAGCAGGAGGAATTGCTGCTCCCCACCATGAAAAAACTGCAAAAACAGGGGACAGATGCATTTATCGGCGGCCGTTCGCTTTATAACACGGCTAAAACCATGGGAATTTCCGCAGTGCTGCTGGGGTTTGGAAGAGAAGCGGTAAATAAAAGTATTGATGAGGCGATACGAGCTGTGGAAATCAGCAGAAGCGAAAAAGCTAAAAGTCATAGAATCCAAACAATTATGGATTATGCATTTGAGGGGATTCTTTCCGCTGACAGCCAGGGCACAGTGGTAATGGCAAATCAATATGCGGCCAATGTATTGTCAGGAGAAAAAACAGAAATTATTGACCAGAGTATATTTAAGCTATTTCCAGGTTTGCCTGTAGACCAAGTCCTGAAAAAGGGAGAGCATCTGCTGTCCTGCATGTATAGGCTGGAAAAAATGACAGTGTCAGTAAACTGTGTTCCCCTTATAACGAAAGGGGAAATTACAGGCTGCGTAGCTACCTTCCAGGATATTACCAGAATTCAGGAGGAAGAAGAAAAAATCAGAAAGCAGCTGCATAGAAAAGGGTTTGTGGCAAAATACCAATTTGAAAATATTATCGGCTCTTGCAGACAGATGAAAGATACAATAAAAACAGCGGAAAAGTTTGCAGGTTCTGATTTGAATTTATATATTTATGGAGAAACAGGTACGGGAAAAGAACTGTTTGCCCAAAGTATTCACAATGCCAGCAAAAGAAAAAACGGTCCCTTTGTGGCTATAAACTGTGCGGCTCTGCCGGAAAATCTGTTGGAAAGCGAGCTGTTTGGATATGTGGACGGAGCTTTTACAGGAGCGGCAAAGGGAGGGAAAAAAGGATTATTTGAGCTGGCTCACAACGGCACTTTATTTTTGGACGAAATCGGGGAGATGTCCTTAAAGCTGCAGGCCAGACTTTTAAGAGTTATACAGGAAAGAGAGATTATGAGGCTGGGGGACAGCAAAGTGATTCCTGTAAATGTAAGAGTTATTTCAGCTTCCAATAAAGAGCTTTACCAGGCAGTAGAGGAAGGAAATTTCAGACAGGATCTTTTATACCGGTTAAATGTGCTGTGTTTATCTGTTCCTCCTTTAAGAGAAAGGGGGAAAGATGTGCTGGCTCTGATTCAATATTATATAAATAAGGCGGTGAGAGACCACTGCTGCACAATTTACGGAATCCAAAAGGAAGCGGAACATCTGATTCTGGAATACAGCTGGCCGGGGAATGTGAGGGAACTGCGGAATTTCTGTGAAAGACTTAGCGTTTTCTGCGAGGACAAACTGGCTGACGAGGCCACCGTAAAAACTGCCATATACAGCGGCAGATCAGGGGAAGCATGGTCTGCTGAAAAAAATAGGGAAAGTCAAAGCTACAAAATAGAAGAAAAAGAAAAAATTATTTCTGCATTAAAACAGTGCAATTACAGCAGAAAAAGAACGGCGGCTTTTTTAGAAATTGACTCCAGCACCTTATATCGAAAAATGAAAAAGTATGAAATAGAAGTATAA
- a CDS encoding tripartite tricarboxylate transporter substrate binding protein yields MKKRWYALVLVGVLMTGCSGAGQETETKAAEAKTEANAADDGENSQEAADSGETGSTWEMKKEAEYVVPANPGGGSDISARKIAEIAQKEKLAEKNLMVVNKPGGACAVGYNYVGTKKGDPYTLLSLHSGNIVVSEVNGWEQTWDDLTDIVAIMAFDDVTLCVQSDSPYQTIEELLEAAKANPGTLKFGSDQRGNTSQLGYELIKKYTGADFNYVQFDSSGDVATALLGGHVDVGILNPCECIAQVSSGDFKPIVTFAPERITGEFFEDVPTFGEAGYPDVTFREYRGLSGAKDMPAEAMAYYENMAQKIVETDEWKTGYLEANSLTPAFMGHEEATEYIRNDMETVMNIFTEVGYFE; encoded by the coding sequence ATGAAAAAAAGATGGTATGCATTAGTATTGGTGGGAGTGTTGATGACAGGCTGCTCAGGCGCAGGCCAGGAAACAGAGACAAAGGCTGCAGAGGCAAAAACAGAGGCCAATGCAGCAGATGACGGGGAGAACAGCCAGGAGGCAGCTGACAGTGGGGAAACAGGCTCTACATGGGAAATGAAAAAAGAGGCTGAGTATGTAGTGCCTGCTAACCCAGGCGGAGGAAGCGACATCAGCGCCAGAAAAATAGCGGAAATTGCCCAGAAAGAGAAGCTGGCAGAGAAAAATCTTATGGTTGTAAATAAACCAGGCGGAGCCTGCGCTGTAGGCTACAATTATGTGGGAACAAAAAAAGGAGATCCATATACATTGCTTTCTCTGCATTCAGGAAACATTGTAGTTTCAGAGGTTAACGGCTGGGAACAGACATGGGATGATCTGACAGATATTGTAGCCATTATGGCTTTCGACGACGTAACCTTATGTGTACAAAGCGACAGCCCATACCAGACCATTGAAGAATTGCTGGAAGCGGCAAAGGCTAATCCGGGCACCCTGAAATTTGGGTCAGACCAAAGAGGAAATACATCTCAGCTGGGCTATGAGCTGATTAAGAAATATACAGGGGCCGATTTTAACTATGTACAGTTTGACAGCTCAGGGGATGTAGCTACAGCATTATTGGGAGGACATGTAGACGTGGGAATTCTCAACCCATGCGAGTGTATTGCCCAGGTATCCTCCGGGGATTTTAAGCCAATTGTAACCTTTGCGCCAGAAAGGATTACAGGAGAATTTTTTGAGGACGTGCCTACATTTGGAGAAGCCGGATACCCGGACGTAACCTTCCGCGAGTACAGAGGACTTTCAGGAGCCAAGGATATGCCGGCTGAGGCAATGGCTTATTATGAAAATATGGCGCAGAAGATTGTGGAAACAGACGAGTGGAAAACAGGTTACTTAGAGGCCAATAGTCTGACTCCTGCATTTATGGGCCATGAGGAAGCAACAGAGTATATTAGAAATGATATGGAAACAGTGATGAACATTTTTACGGAAGTAGGGTATTTTGAATAG
- a CDS encoding C40 family peptidase, translating to MVISAWADSAYDNVAISRVTGYVNVRQEPNTQSSIIGKIYNNCAATIQSSVEGEGGTWYQIQSGSVNGYIKAQYFITGAEAEAIAKEIGTTYATVNADSLRLREKPDLTSNVLTLLSKDATYQVIGEEGNFAKIAIDTDLEGYISKDYIKTTVELDKAVSLAEEAAKAAETQQLKDEAVTAIAQMEEAKKSAENNKTIEANPEGDGVSSTVSAPPASSVAGPGEQGPAGSGSGSDQVVSATRNAVVAYAKQFIGNPYLYGGTSLTEGADCSGFTMSVFAHFGISTGRSSRDQAVKGREISVESVQPGDLLFYGSSEYINHVALYIGGGKVVHSSTPKTGITITSANYRTPCKAVSFLD from the coding sequence ATGGTAATTTCCGCCTGGGCTGACAGCGCCTATGACAACGTGGCTATATCCAGAGTTACAGGATATGTTAATGTCCGCCAGGAGCCTAATACACAAAGCTCTATTATAGGAAAAATTTATAATAATTGCGCGGCCACCATTCAGTCCTCTGTAGAAGGAGAAGGGGGAACCTGGTATCAGATACAGTCGGGTTCGGTAAACGGTTATATTAAAGCCCAATACTTTATTACAGGCGCTGAGGCTGAGGCCATTGCAAAAGAAATCGGCACCACTTACGCCACAGTTAACGCCGATTCTCTGCGGTTAAGAGAGAAACCTGATTTAACAAGTAATGTTTTAACCTTGCTTTCTAAAGATGCCACGTATCAGGTAATCGGGGAAGAGGGAAATTTTGCCAAGATTGCAATAGATACAGACCTGGAAGGATATATTTCCAAGGACTATATAAAAACCACTGTAGAATTAGACAAAGCAGTGTCTTTGGCAGAGGAGGCTGCTAAGGCTGCAGAGACTCAGCAGCTGAAAGATGAGGCAGTTACAGCTATTGCTCAGATGGAGGAGGCTAAAAAGTCTGCGGAAAATAATAAGACGATTGAGGCCAATCCGGAGGGAGACGGGGTTTCCAGCACTGTATCCGCTCCTCCGGCATCTTCAGTGGCAGGGCCGGGAGAACAGGGACCTGCCGGTTCCGGCTCTGGTTCTGATCAGGTAGTTTCCGCCACCAGAAACGCGGTGGTTGCCTATGCGAAGCAATTTATAGGAAATCCGTATTTATATGGAGGGACAAGCCTGACAGAAGGGGCAGATTGTTCTGGATTTACTATGAGCGTATTTGCCCATTTTGGAATTTCCACAGGAAGAAGTTCCAGGGACCAGGCTGTAAAGGGCCGGGAGATTTCTGTGGAAAGCGTGCAGCCGGGAGATTTGCTGTTCTACGGCAGCAGCGAATACATTAACCATGTGGCCTTGTACATAGGCGGAGGAAAAGTTGTGCACTCCAGCACTCCAAAAACTGGAATTACTATTACCTCAGCTAATTACAGAACTCCGTGTAAGGCAGTATCATTTTTAGATTAA
- a CDS encoding flagellar biosynthesis protein FlgA produces the protein MIYHKLYDLHKGKTTSVGLIGTGHFGIAVIGQAVLQPQLKVGAVADKNEDAIWNAAEKAGIPRESLSFCTSVEEAKKQQEKGQVIAVTDPMILMDLDLDTIVEATGNPEAGARHCIAAMNHGKHIVMVNKETDSCVGPILKKMAEEKGVVCTPVDGDQHGALMQMIQWARDLGLEVISAGKSRDAEFIYDREKKTVTVYCDGGITIPETVTACLSEQEWRYMETFQDENMEACLKARKKLLAQLDPRGGFDLCEMVIAANATGLQPETSLLLDEILRTPEIPMVLCHEKDGGILKKEGVIEVVTNLHEKGEAGLGGGVFLVVRSTNPYSQMILATKGCLSNTEGNVSLIYRPYHLCGVEASSTLLCAGLLGIDTGSRVYEQNYDIVQEAKVDLKAGEVMGSDHDPRLLTHMVPASPVSGRGPIPAHMLNGKALICDVPKGTVITYDMVEEPKDSVLWQLRRKQDEMNK, from the coding sequence ATGATATATCACAAATTATATGATTTACATAAGGGAAAAACAACTTCAGTAGGACTGATTGGAACAGGTCATTTTGGAATCGCCGTAATTGGACAGGCTGTGCTGCAGCCACAGCTAAAGGTAGGGGCAGTGGCAGATAAAAATGAAGATGCCATCTGGAACGCGGCGGAGAAAGCCGGAATTCCAAGAGAAAGCCTAAGCTTTTGTACCAGCGTGGAGGAAGCCAAAAAGCAGCAGGAGAAGGGCCAGGTAATTGCTGTTACAGATCCTATGATTTTAATGGATTTAGATTTAGATACAATTGTGGAAGCCACAGGGAACCCGGAGGCCGGGGCCAGACACTGTATTGCCGCTATGAACCATGGAAAGCATATTGTCATGGTCAATAAGGAAACAGATTCCTGCGTAGGGCCTATTTTAAAGAAAATGGCGGAGGAGAAGGGGGTGGTATGCACCCCTGTAGACGGAGATCAGCACGGCGCTTTAATGCAGATGATTCAGTGGGCCAGAGATTTAGGGCTGGAAGTAATAAGCGCAGGAAAAAGCAGAGATGCAGAGTTTATTTATGACAGAGAAAAAAAGACAGTAACCGTTTACTGCGACGGAGGAATCACCATACCGGAAACTGTGACAGCCTGCCTTTCAGAACAAGAGTGGAGATATATGGAAACATTTCAGGATGAAAATATGGAGGCCTGCCTGAAGGCCAGGAAAAAGCTGTTGGCTCAGTTAGACCCCAGAGGAGGATTTGATTTATGTGAAATGGTTATCGCAGCCAACGCAACAGGATTACAGCCGGAAACTTCCCTGCTTTTAGATGAGATTTTAAGAACCCCGGAAATACCAATGGTCCTTTGCCATGAAAAGGACGGAGGCATTCTGAAAAAAGAGGGGGTCATTGAGGTGGTAACTAATCTCCACGAAAAGGGAGAGGCTGGTTTAGGAGGAGGAGTATTTTTAGTAGTCAGAAGTACTAATCCTTATTCCCAGATGATACTGGCCACGAAAGGGTGTTTAAGCAATACAGAAGGAAATGTGTCATTAATTTACAGGCCCTACCATTTGTGCGGCGTGGAGGCCTCCAGCACATTGCTTTGCGCAGGGCTTTTAGGAATTGATACAGGCTCCAGGGTTTATGAGCAAAATTATGACATTGTCCAGGAGGCAAAAGTAGACTTAAAGGCAGGGGAGGTTATGGGAAGCGACCATGATCCAAGGCTTTTGACTCACATGGTGCCCGCGTCCCCTGTATCAGGCCGAGGCCCGATTCCGGCCCATATGCTTAATGGAAAAGCCTTAATCTGTGATGTGCCTAAGGGGACTGTGATTACTTATGACATGGTGGAAGAGCCAAAAGACAGCGTTTTGTGGCAGTTGAGAAGAAAACAAGATGAAATGAATAAATAG
- the hpf gene encoding ribosome hibernation-promoting factor, HPF/YfiA family, translated as MRYVITGRNIEVTPGLKQAVEDKIGKLERYFTPDTEVIVTLSVQKDRQKIEVTIPMKGNIIRAEESSSDMYVSIDLVEEIIERQIKKYKRKLIDKKQSALSFSEAFIKEEYDLDDEVRIMKTKKFGVKPMDPEEACVQMELLGHSFYVFLNSETEEVNVVYKRKGNTYGLIEPEF; from the coding sequence ATGCGTTATGTGATTACAGGCAGAAATATTGAGGTAACTCCTGGTTTGAAACAGGCAGTGGAGGACAAGATTGGCAAGCTGGAGCGGTACTTTACTCCTGACACAGAGGTAATTGTAACTTTAAGTGTTCAGAAGGACCGCCAGAAGATTGAGGTAACTATTCCTATGAAAGGCAATATTATCCGTGCGGAAGAGTCCAGCAGCGATATGTATGTATCCATTGATTTAGTAGAAGAGATTATTGAACGTCAGATTAAAAAATATAAAAGAAAACTGATAGACAAAAAACAGTCTGCCCTTTCTTTCTCTGAAGCTTTTATTAAAGAAGAATATGATCTGGACGACGAAGTCAGGATTATGAAGACGAAAAAGTTTGGAGTAAAGCCTATGGACCCTGAAGAGGCATGTGTACAGATGGAGCTTTTAGGCCACAGCTTTTATGTATTTTTAAATTCTGAAACTGAAGAGGTCAATGTAGTTTACAAGAGAAAAGGCAACACTTACGGTTTAATTGAGCCAGAATTCTAA